One Tomitella gaofuii DNA segment encodes these proteins:
- a CDS encoding inorganic phosphate transporter, giving the protein MTAELLVLTIVIVTALAFDFTNGFHDTGNAMAPSIATGALRPKVAVALSATLNLLGAFLSVAVAATVAKGIVSLDAVQGEALLFIVFAGLVGGIIWNLATWLFGLPSSSSHALFGGLIGAALAALGTSGVEWGGVLGRVVLPALLAPVVAGLVSTVGTRLIYKITSGVPAEKRGRGFRWGQIGSASMISLAHGTNDAQKTMGVIFLALVAHGAINADDPMPFWVKAACAIAIAAGTYFGGWRVIRTLGKGLVEIDSPQGMAADSSSAAIILTSSHLGLPLSTTHVATGSIMGTGLGRKGAEVRWAVAGRMAIAWVITLPAAGLVGAACWALAHYIGGATGVIVVFAILLAMAGWMWNRSRRQAVNAENVNADWAADTAPAGSPDASAAAHGAAPLDTAHEPPPTAHATVGDGSRRFKGAAR; this is encoded by the coding sequence GTGACTGCAGAGTTGCTCGTACTCACGATCGTGATCGTCACCGCGCTGGCGTTCGACTTCACGAACGGCTTCCATGACACCGGCAATGCGATGGCACCCTCCATCGCCACCGGTGCGCTCCGACCCAAGGTCGCCGTCGCACTCTCCGCCACCCTGAACCTGCTCGGCGCGTTCCTCTCCGTCGCCGTGGCCGCCACCGTCGCCAAGGGCATCGTCTCCCTCGACGCGGTCCAGGGCGAGGCGCTGCTGTTCATCGTGTTCGCCGGCCTCGTGGGCGGGATCATCTGGAACCTGGCCACCTGGCTGTTCGGCCTGCCGTCGAGTTCCTCGCACGCGCTGTTCGGCGGGCTCATCGGCGCCGCGCTGGCCGCGCTCGGCACCTCCGGCGTCGAGTGGGGCGGCGTCCTCGGCCGCGTCGTCCTCCCCGCGCTGCTCGCGCCGGTCGTGGCCGGCCTCGTATCCACAGTGGGCACGCGCCTGATCTACAAGATCACCTCCGGCGTCCCCGCCGAGAAGCGCGGCCGCGGGTTCCGCTGGGGCCAGATCGGCTCCGCGTCGATGATCTCCCTGGCGCACGGCACCAACGACGCGCAGAAGACGATGGGCGTGATCTTCCTGGCGCTGGTCGCCCACGGCGCCATCAACGCGGACGACCCGATGCCCTTCTGGGTCAAGGCCGCGTGCGCCATCGCCATCGCCGCGGGCACGTACTTCGGCGGCTGGCGCGTCATCCGCACCCTCGGCAAGGGCCTGGTGGAGATCGATTCCCCGCAGGGCATGGCGGCGGACTCCTCGTCGGCCGCCATCATCCTCACGTCCAGCCACCTGGGGTTGCCGCTGTCGACCACCCACGTGGCCACAGGCTCGATCATGGGCACGGGCCTGGGTCGCAAGGGGGCGGAGGTGCGCTGGGCCGTCGCCGGGCGCATGGCCATCGCCTGGGTCATCACGCTGCCGGCGGCCGGCCTCGTCGGTGCCGCCTGCTGGGCCCTCGCCCACTACATCGGCGGTGCCACGGGCGTCATCGTCGTGTTCGCCATCCTGCTCGCCATGGCCGGGTGGATGTGGAACCGTTCCCGCCGCCAGGCCGTCAACGCCGAGAACGTCAACGCAGACTGGGCCGCCGACACCGCGCCGGCCGGTTCGCCCGACGCCTCCGCCGCGGCGCACGGCGCCGCCCCGCTCGACACCGCGCACGAGCCGCCGCCCACGGCGCATGCGACCGTCGGCGATGGTTCGCGACGCTTCAAGGGAGCCGCACGATGA
- a CDS encoding DUF3349 domain-containing protein, whose product MHPLIAAVTGWLRAGYPDGVPPKDYFPLLAVLQHKLTDEEIREVVDALIEDVETPIEVSEIEDTIVRLTSESPLEDDVKRVAVRLAAGGWPLADPESIDDAPEWLRSTGAAQDAEPAQAPAPAEEPRPAEEPVPAQEEGA is encoded by the coding sequence GTGCACCCGCTGATAGCCGCCGTGACCGGATGGCTGCGCGCCGGGTACCCGGACGGTGTGCCGCCCAAAGACTATTTCCCGTTGCTCGCGGTGCTGCAGCACAAGCTCACCGACGAGGAGATCCGCGAAGTGGTCGACGCCCTCATCGAGGACGTGGAGACCCCCATCGAGGTCTCGGAGATCGAGGACACCATCGTCCGACTCACCAGCGAGTCTCCGCTCGAAGACGACGTCAAGCGCGTCGCGGTGCGGCTCGCCGCGGGCGGGTGGCCGCTGGCCGACCCGGAGAGCATCGACGACGCCCCCGAGTGGCTCCGGAGCACCGGCGCCGCACAGGACGCCGAGCCCGCTCAGGCGCCCGCGCCCGCCGAGGAACCTCGACCCGCTGAGGAGCCTGTTCCGGCCCAGGAGGAAGGCGCATGA